In Vicia villosa cultivar HV-30 ecotype Madison, WI unplaced genomic scaffold, Vvil1.0 ctg.001792F_1_1, whole genome shotgun sequence, a single genomic region encodes these proteins:
- the LOC131636600 gene encoding uncharacterized protein LOC131636600 has product MMQQMMQQNQMMAQIMQGMQGQQPPTQTPVPQAAAGPDFRAFFRMDPPEFVGGLDSLLAHDWLAGMERVFQAIQCTEEEKYFPNSVRTQKEREFQNFKQGDKSVSEYAEKFEDLADYSRQAVYAPDELWKIDHLKRVQEERNQNRTNFREQGRSTQNLRPRNPPPKMKQVHGDRFPRPPFCDKCKRKHTGNCEVYPFRCYECGEQGHVMRNCPKKGAPEKTAGRVYTLDSRKAKGNNNLIAVTPLPNPMIISLAMDVSHAREK; this is encoded by the exons ATGATGCAGCAGATGATGCAGCAAAACCAGATGATGGCTCAAATAATGCAAGGCATGCAAGGACAACAGCCTCCTACTCAAACTCCTGTTCCTCAAGCTGCAGCTGGACCAGATTTTCGTGCCTTCTTCAGGATGGATCCTCCAGAGTTCGTTGGTGGACTTGACTCACTCTTGGCTCATGATTGGTTAGCTGGTATGGAGAGGGTGTTTCAAGCTATTCAGTGTACTgaagaagagaag TATTTCCCAAATAGTGTGAGGACTCAGAAGGAGCGAGAATTCCAGAACTTCAAGCAAGGTGACAAGTCTGTTTCAGAATATGCAGAGAAGTTTGAGGACTTGGCAGACTACTCCAGACAAGCTGTTTATGCCCcagatgaactatggaagattgatca tttgaagaggGTTCAAGAAGAAAGGAACCAGAACAGGACTAACTTCAGGGAGCAGGGGAGATCTACTCAAAACTTGAGGCCCCGTAATCCTCCACCAAAGATGAAGCAAGTCCACGGTGACCGTTTCCCCCGACCACCCTTTTGTGATAAGTGTAAGAGGAAGCACACTGGAAATTGTGAGGTTTATCCTTTCAGATGTTATGAGTGTGGCGAGCAAGGTCACGTGATGAGGAATTGCCCGAAGAAGGGAGCTCCAGAAAAGACTGCAGGTCGTGTTTACACTTTGGATTCGAGGAAGGCCAAGGGAAACAACAAtctcattgcgg ttaCTCCATTACCCAATCCTATGATTATTTCTTTGGCAATggatgtgtcgcacgctcgcgaaaaatga